A window of Caldisalinibacter kiritimatiensis genomic DNA:
ATATAGTTATTTCTTGTGATTCAAGTGGTGGAATAGGCAATAAAGAAAAAGATATTGTCAAAGTTTCTCCAGAAAAGTTAGGATATTATACTACCAATGTAGCATTGAGAGAACTTTTAGCTATTAAAGCTAGGCCTATAACTATAGTAAATACCTTATCGGTAGAAATGAATAATACAGGGAAGAAGATAATAGAAGGGATAAAAAGAGCTATTGAGCCTCTTGAATACTTTGAAGATATTATCATCACAGGTAGTACTGAAGAAAACTTTCCTGTATGTCAAACGGGAATGGGAATAACAGTAGTTGGTATTATTGATAAAACACAATGGAAGCAACCAAAAACTACTAAAGGTTCTTTGGCAGTAGTTGTTGGTATTCCCAAAGTAGGAGAAGAAGTAGTACATGACAAAGAAAAAGAAACATTGACATTAGAAGTACTTTTACAGTTATGTAAAGAAACATATATTCAAGAAATTTTACCAGTAGGGTCAAAAGGAATACTATATGAATTAAGCGAAATAGCTAGAACTAATAATTTACTTTATGGAATAAATGAAGATATTACTCTCGATTTAAACAAATCAGCAGGACCAGCAACTTGTGCTATAGTTACTGTTGAACAAAAATATTATCATAACTTGAAAAAGAAATGTTCTATACCTATAAATATAATTGGAAAGTTTGTGTAAATGTCAGTTAGTGACAGGGACTTATTTCTCTGTCTTTTTTATTTTGTTCCAATAACAGGACATCTAAGCATTTGTATGTTGTATATATTTTTATGCATATATAAAGCTAGTCTAATATCAAGTACTAATTCTGCTGTACACTTTATAACTAAGTAAAAGAGTACAAGTGTAACAACAATATTTACACTGAATATAATAAATAGAAAAAGATATAATAGTGTGAATTGCAATTTTATATTTGAATGGAGGGATAAAATGAGTAAGGTAAAAATAAGCTTACGTGATTTAGAACCAAAATCTAAAGATGAGGTAGATATAGAGGATAAAAAGGTCACTGATAAAGACAACACTATTAAGGAGGAAATGACTGAACAGGTTGATATAGATAATGAAAATATTGAGGAAACAGAAGAAATTACACATTCTGTTGAAAATGAACAAGTAGATTCTGACGAAAAGCTTACAGATAATACTAAAAAAGATGAGTACAAAAATAATTCAGAGGACAATTTATCTAAAAATATAAATGAAGGAATAGTAATTAAAGTGAAGAAAGACCATAAGCGTAAGATTATACATCATGTTTAAAATTGTATATTAAAAATTACTATGGGAAATGTTTAAAGTTTATATAAGGATAAGAATGTAAAGAGGTATAATATTATTCAGGGGGAGTGAGGCAGAGGATAAACTCCTCCTGATAATATTTTTATAAATAGAATACAATTAGATAAATTGTAGAAATAAAAATAGAGATTATCATTATAGGGAAACCTATTTTCAAGAAATTAACAAAACTTATATTGTGCTCTGTTTTTTCTAGCATACCAGCTACAA
This region includes:
- a CDS encoding AIR synthase related protein; this encodes MNVKKFRDLTFISINENQYIVISCDSSGGIGNKEKDIVKVSPEKLGYYTTNVALRELLAIKARPITIVNTLSVEMNNTGKKIIEGIKRAIEPLEYFEDIIITGSTEENFPVCQTGMGITVVGIIDKTQWKQPKTTKGSLAVVVGIPKVGEEVVHDKEKETLTLEVLLQLCKETYIQEILPVGSKGILYELSEIARTNNLLYGINEDITLDLNKSAGPATCAIVTVEQKYYHNLKKKCSIPINIIGKFV